The following coding sequences are from one Bacteroidota bacterium window:
- a CDS encoding DUF4199 domain-containing protein, whose protein sequence is METNKKSLVVNAIIYGCILGGIYIVITLLYYIFNANLFSTGFSILSLLISIGILVVTMILGTNAYRDKSLGGKITYLPAFLSCALIGFIAFIISGVFSYIFYKFFEPNLMDQYYQKFVESMQNRNIPEEQLNMIIERVGKRFNPDSQFKTSLISAPIISIIVGLIVGLFVKKETGQGTMTM, encoded by the coding sequence ATGGAAACAAATAAAAAATCATTAGTCGTTAATGCCATCATTTATGGCTGCATTCTGGGTGGAATCTATATCGTGATTACACTTCTATATTATATTTTTAATGCGAATCTTTTTAGTACCGGATTCAGTATTCTGAGCCTACTCATTAGTATTGGAATTTTGGTAGTCACGATGATTCTTGGGACCAACGCGTACCGGGATAAATCGCTGGGAGGAAAAATCACCTATCTACCGGCATTTTTATCCTGCGCATTGATAGGTTTTATCGCCTTTATAATTTCCGGTGTATTTTCGTATATCTTTTATAAGTTTTTTGAGCCGAACCTGATGGATCAGTATTACCAGAAATTTGTTGAGTCGATGCAAAATCGAAATATTCCGGAGGAACAGCTCAATATGATTATTGAACGAGTCGGGAAACGTTTCAATCCTGACTCGCAATTTAAAACCTCACTCATATCTGCTCCTATTATTTCAATTATTGTGGGCTTAATCGTCGGTCTTTTTGTTAAAAAAGAAACCGGACAGGGAACTATGACCATGTAA
- a CDS encoding L-threonylcarbamoyladenylate synthase: MLIKIHPENPSPRSIKTVVECLNDEGIIIFPTDTVYGLGCDIFQSKSVDRIAKLKGIRKEKANFSFICHDLSHLSDFTRPFGNPVYKLMKAKLPGPYTFILNANSNVPKLFQSRKKTVGIRVPANNIALQIVRELGHPIMSTSIHDPDQIAEYMVDPELIYEKYKNLVDIVVDGGHGDNQPSTILDCTTDEIFIIREGKGEI; the protein is encoded by the coding sequence ATGCTAATTAAGATACACCCTGAAAATCCCAGCCCCCGATCAATCAAAACCGTCGTAGAATGTCTCAATGACGAAGGAATAATCATCTTTCCTACCGATACCGTTTACGGTCTCGGTTGCGATATCTTCCAGAGTAAGTCCGTTGATAGAATTGCCAAACTGAAAGGAATAAGAAAAGAAAAAGCTAACTTTTCATTCATCTGCCATGACTTAAGTCATTTATCGGATTTCACACGGCCCTTTGGTAATCCGGTATATAAATTAATGAAAGCGAAGTTACCCGGACCCTATACCTTTATTCTTAATGCAAACAGTAATGTCCCCAAATTATTCCAAAGCAGGAAAAAAACTGTGGGTATCCGCGTACCGGCTAATAACATAGCACTCCAGATTGTACGGGAACTTGGTCATCCAATCATGTCAACATCCATTCATGATCCTGACCAGATAGCTGAGTACATGGTTGATCCCGAGCTCATTTATGAGAAATATAAAAATCTTGTGGATATCGTCGTTGATGGTGGACATGGCGACAATCAGCCCTCAACGATTCTTGACTGTACAACGGATGAAATCTTCATCATCAGGGAAGGAAAAGGAGAAATATAG